A genomic region of Planctomycetota bacterium contains the following coding sequences:
- a CDS encoding carotenoid oxygenase family protein: MDQTPPHAPGFRSLWDETSVDNLPVVGRIPKWLSGTLFRNGPGAWETPDRRTRVAHWFDGLGMLHRFGFDNGRVSYRNHFLRTQTHALFTEKSPTLREIGGFTRDTSGKLFGEEEATFAGGTSDNTSVHVHPVAGKPVAFTETPTAVAFDPTTLERVEIFDFGGDQGVNQGTAHQHLDPDTGELISYGLRFGRVSSYVLTSTPPGSRERRVIAEIETDRPSYIHDFSVTSNYIVLPEWPLRTSALRMLMVRNTEAGFFNGFAPDNDLPVRFHIIERATGKVVGVSEASTCFGFHDVNAYEADDGTIVCDICVYDKLNVANDLLLANLRTGVDSDNGRLVRYTLPVNGGQAKEETLFDNTFELPRVRESLCGKRYRYSYALSEPKEGPGFLDRIVKHDHETHETIAWNEPFCFPGEPIFVAEPSTDATGEDDGVLMSVVLENQPDTEPRSFLLVLDAVDLQEIGRAVTPHVVPFGFHGRYFA; the protein is encoded by the coding sequence ATGGATCAAACACCGCCTCACGCACCGGGCTTTCGGTCGCTTTGGGACGAGACGTCCGTGGACAACTTGCCCGTTGTCGGGCGGATTCCCAAGTGGCTGTCAGGCACCCTGTTTCGCAACGGACCAGGGGCGTGGGAAACCCCCGATCGGCGGACACGCGTCGCCCACTGGTTCGATGGCCTTGGCATGCTCCACCGTTTCGGGTTCGACAATGGGCGCGTCAGCTATCGCAACCACTTCCTGAGAACGCAGACGCACGCCTTGTTCACGGAGAAGAGCCCGACGCTCCGCGAGATCGGCGGCTTCACGCGTGACACCTCAGGCAAGCTCTTTGGTGAAGAGGAAGCCACGTTTGCCGGCGGCACGTCGGACAACACGAGCGTGCACGTTCACCCCGTCGCTGGCAAGCCAGTCGCCTTCACGGAAACGCCAACCGCTGTCGCGTTCGATCCGACAACGCTCGAACGCGTCGAAATCTTCGACTTTGGTGGCGATCAGGGCGTCAACCAGGGCACAGCCCATCAGCATCTCGACCCTGACACGGGCGAGCTCATCAGCTACGGACTGCGGTTCGGACGCGTGAGCAGCTACGTCCTCACCAGCACGCCTCCAGGCTCGCGTGAACGACGGGTCATCGCCGAGATCGAAACCGACCGGCCGAGCTACATCCACGATTTCTCTGTCACGTCGAACTACATCGTCCTGCCCGAGTGGCCCCTTCGCACGTCGGCCCTGCGGATGCTGATGGTCCGCAACACCGAAGCCGGCTTCTTCAACGGCTTCGCACCCGACAATGATTTGCCCGTCCGATTCCACATCATCGAACGCGCAACCGGCAAGGTCGTCGGCGTCAGTGAGGCCTCGACATGCTTCGGATTCCATGACGTCAACGCGTACGAGGCAGATGACGGCACGATCGTGTGCGACATCTGCGTGTACGACAAACTCAACGTCGCCAACGACCTGCTGCTTGCCAACCTTCGCACCGGCGTCGACTCCGACAACGGCCGACTCGTCCGCTACACGCTTCCCGTCAATGGCGGGCAGGCGAAGGAGGAGACGCTCTTCGACAACACGTTCGAGCTCCCTCGAGTCCGCGAATCGCTCTGCGGCAAGCGCTACCGCTACAGCTACGCCCTGTCCGAACCCAAGGAGGGCCCGGGATTCCTTGACCGCATCGTCAAACACGACCACGAGACGCACGAGACGATTGCCTGGAACGAGCCCTTCTGCTTCCCGGGCGAACCGATCTTCGTCGCAGAACCCTCGACCGATGCCACCGGCGAGGACGACGGCGTGCTCATGAGTGTCGTGCTGGAAAACCAACCCGACACCGAGCCGCGGTCCTTCCTGCTCGTCCTTGATGCGGTCGACCTGCAGGAGATCGGGCGAGCCGTTACGCCGCATGTGGTGCCGTTTGGCTTTCACGGTCGGTACTTCGCGTAG
- a CDS encoding aldehyde dehydrogenase family protein gives MSATATNGVSAANRISEYLPDDASSFLDKPKKLFIGGQWVDSNSGKTFDVFDPARDEVIAKCQAGNAADIDKAVQAARKAFGEDQPWRTMTASERARIVYRIGDLIEKHADELAALETLDNGKPLAVAKAADVALAADIFRYMAGWATKIEGNTIPINVPYAPNAKFHAFTVREPVGVVGQITPWNFPLLMAAWKLSPVLACGCTVILKPAEQTPLSALRLGELMQEAGLPDGVVNIVTGFGEETGAPLAAHDGVDKIAFTGSTEVGKMIVKAAAGNLKKVTLELGGKNPNIILPDADHELSIAGAADAIFFNQGQVCCAGSRLFAHKSIFDKVLEGVGEKAKNIKLGSGFDADTQMGPLVSREQFDRVTGYLDYGRATNARAVAGGDKCEGMKGYFVQPTVLADVDDSSRLVTEEIFGPVVVATPYEDEADLIRRANTTDFGLAAGVWTNDVRKAHRVAGAIRAGTVWVNCFNIFDAGLPFGGYKQSGWGREMGHEVLENYLETKSICMSL, from the coding sequence ATGTCTGCAACTGCAACCAACGGTGTCTCGGCCGCCAACCGCATCAGCGAATACCTGCCCGACGACGCGTCATCGTTTCTCGACAAGCCCAAAAAGCTGTTCATCGGCGGGCAGTGGGTGGATTCGAACTCTGGCAAGACGTTCGACGTCTTCGATCCCGCACGCGACGAAGTGATCGCGAAGTGCCAGGCCGGCAATGCCGCTGACATCGACAAAGCCGTCCAGGCTGCGCGGAAGGCGTTCGGCGAAGACCAGCCCTGGCGCACCATGACCGCCAGCGAGCGGGCACGCATCGTTTACCGCATCGGTGACTTGATCGAGAAGCACGCCGACGAACTGGCCGCGCTTGAGACGCTCGACAACGGCAAGCCGTTGGCGGTTGCCAAGGCTGCCGACGTCGCGCTCGCTGCCGACATCTTCCGCTACATGGCCGGTTGGGCGACAAAGATCGAGGGCAACACGATCCCGATCAATGTCCCCTACGCGCCCAACGCCAAGTTCCACGCCTTCACCGTGCGCGAGCCTGTCGGCGTCGTCGGGCAGATCACACCGTGGAACTTCCCGCTGCTCATGGCCGCGTGGAAGCTCTCGCCCGTTCTGGCGTGTGGCTGCACGGTCATTTTGAAGCCTGCCGAGCAGACGCCGCTGTCGGCCTTGCGTCTCGGCGAGCTCATGCAGGAGGCTGGTCTGCCTGACGGCGTGGTCAACATCGTCACCGGCTTCGGCGAAGAGACCGGAGCGCCGCTCGCGGCGCATGACGGCGTTGACAAGATCGCCTTCACCGGTAGCACCGAAGTCGGCAAGATGATCGTCAAGGCCGCCGCGGGCAACCTGAAGAAGGTCACGCTCGAACTCGGCGGGAAGAATCCCAACATCATTCTCCCCGATGCCGATCATGAGCTGTCCATCGCCGGCGCGGCCGATGCGATCTTCTTCAACCAGGGCCAGGTTTGCTGTGCCGGCAGCCGACTCTTCGCGCACAAGAGCATCTTCGACAAGGTGCTCGAAGGCGTCGGCGAGAAGGCCAAGAACATCAAGCTCGGCAGCGGCTTCGATGCCGACACGCAGATGGGCCCGCTCGTCAGCCGTGAGCAGTTCGATCGCGTCACCGGCTACCTCGACTACGGCCGCGCGACCAACGCCCGCGCCGTCGCCGGCGGCGATAAGTGCGAAGGCATGAAGGGGTATTTCGTCCAGCCGACGGTCTTGGCCGACGTCGACGACTCGTCGCGTCTGGTGACGGAGGAAATCTTCGGCCCGGTCGTCGTCGCGACGCCGTACGAAGACGAGGCTGACCTGATTCGTCGCGCCAACACGACCGACTTCGGCCTGGCAGCAGGCGTGTGGACGAACGACGTCCGCAAGGCCCACCGCGTCGCCGGTGCGATCCGTGCCGGCACGGTCTGGGTCAACTGCTTCAACATCTTCGACGCGGGCCTGCCGTTCGGCGGGTACAAGCAATCCGGCTGGGGCCGCGAGATGGGCCACGAGGTGTTGGAGAACTACCTCGAGACCAAGAGCATCTGCATGTCGCTCTAA
- a CDS encoding SRPBCC family protein: MPIRFEHAEPSTASQETTFALIDDLSRTAEWLPPCVSLTNTTRSADESNQPGDTLHYVFKQGGKQQEMTGQILEREEPSKLIAKYTDKAFDVLTDLRVEPSGDGCITHHVIEITPKAFFGKLLSPLIKLGLKGQTRTAAANLKALAES, translated from the coding sequence ATGCCGATCCGCTTCGAACACGCCGAGCCGAGCACCGCGTCGCAAGAGACGACGTTCGCGTTGATAGACGATCTCTCCCGCACGGCCGAGTGGCTTCCGCCGTGTGTGAGCCTCACCAACACGACCCGCAGCGCCGACGAGTCGAACCAGCCCGGCGACACGTTGCACTATGTCTTCAAGCAAGGCGGCAAGCAGCAGGAGATGACCGGCCAGATCCTCGAACGCGAAGAGCCGAGCAAGCTGATCGCCAAGTACACCGACAAGGCCTTCGACGTCCTCACCGACCTCCGTGTCGAGCCGTCCGGCGACGGCTGCATCACGCACCACGTCATCGAGATCACGCCCAAGGCCTTCTTCGGCAAGTTGCTGTCGCCTCTGATCAAACTCGGCCTCAAAGGCCAGACCCGAACAGCGGCGGCGAACCTGAAAGCGCTGGCGGAGTCGTAG
- a CDS encoding PEP-CTERM sorting domain-containing protein (PEP-CTERM proteins occur, often in large numbers, in the proteomes of bacteria that also encode an exosortase, a predicted intramembrane cysteine proteinase. The presence of a PEP-CTERM domain at a protein's C-terminus predicts cleavage within the sorting domain, followed by covalent anchoring to some some component of the (usually Gram-negative) cell surface. Many PEP-CTERM proteins exhibit an unusual sequence composition that includes large numbers of potential glycosylation sites. Expression of one such protein has been shown restore the ability of a bacterium to form floc, a type of biofilm.) — METLARLAGVLAVGTSAAVASAEVTLRFVDPTTTDPAINDVVLPNADGFARDHVIAIDPSLAASDRLFLWLPGTGASPTQYQLLAEASAATGMPTIGLVYDSHPPVNLLTLNDTDPELPETIRRTRLFGEDGGPDSPVQVDEANGVVNRLVRVLQDQHTAHPDEGWDRFLSSSGGVEWGRVVVGGHSHGAGHAAYLSKQFPLAGGLMFGGPGDFVRDFGQAPWLFDPAATSADRLFGFTHIDDPNITGFLGNQRTLGLEDFGPIQNVDGKTEDELTSHMLISLADLGPDANYHSANVIDQFMPFESDGTPTYLPAWSYLFDSVDDTTLIALGDANLDGRVDLADFGVLRANFGVDDRFWQDGDFNADRQVDLADFGILRANFGGSLASFDAVATPWLASLGVVPEPSASLALIAGFGLVGLRRGRRL, encoded by the coding sequence ATGGAGACGCTCGCACGACTTGCTGGGGTCCTGGCCGTTGGAACGTCCGCCGCCGTTGCGTCGGCCGAGGTGACGCTCCGGTTCGTCGATCCGACCACGACCGATCCGGCGATCAACGACGTCGTGCTCCCGAACGCGGACGGCTTCGCGCGCGACCATGTCATCGCGATCGATCCGTCGCTTGCCGCGAGTGATCGGCTGTTCCTGTGGCTGCCCGGGACGGGTGCGTCGCCGACGCAGTATCAGTTGCTGGCCGAGGCGTCCGCGGCGACGGGGATGCCGACGATCGGGCTGGTCTACGACAGCCATCCGCCCGTCAACCTGCTCACGCTCAACGACACCGACCCAGAGCTTCCCGAGACGATTCGGCGGACGCGGCTCTTCGGCGAGGATGGCGGACCTGACTCGCCCGTCCAGGTCGACGAGGCGAACGGCGTGGTCAATCGGCTCGTTCGTGTGCTGCAGGATCAGCACACGGCGCATCCGGACGAGGGTTGGGACCGATTCCTGTCGAGTTCGGGCGGCGTCGAGTGGGGCCGGGTCGTGGTCGGCGGGCACTCGCACGGGGCCGGGCATGCCGCGTACCTGTCGAAGCAGTTCCCGCTGGCGGGCGGCTTGATGTTCGGCGGGCCGGGCGACTTCGTTCGCGACTTCGGCCAGGCTCCGTGGCTCTTCGATCCGGCGGCGACCTCGGCCGACCGGCTGTTCGGCTTCACGCACATCGACGACCCGAACATCACTGGCTTCCTCGGCAATCAGCGGACGCTCGGGCTCGAAGACTTCGGCCCGATTCAGAACGTCGACGGCAAGACCGAAGACGAGCTAACCAGCCACATGCTGATCTCGCTGGCCGACCTCGGGCCTGACGCGAACTACCACAGCGCGAACGTGATCGACCAGTTCATGCCATTCGAGTCCGACGGCACGCCGACCTACCTGCCTGCGTGGAGCTACCTGTTCGACTCCGTCGACGACACGACGCTCATCGCGCTCGGCGATGCGAACCTGGACGGGCGTGTCGACCTGGCCGACTTCGGCGTGCTTCGGGCGAACTTCGGCGTCGATGACCGCTTCTGGCAAGACGGCGACTTCAACGCTGATCGCCAGGTCGATCTGGCGGACTTCGGGATTCTGCGAGCCAACTTCGGCGGAAGCCTGGCCTCGTTCGATGCCGTCGCCACGCCGTGGCTCGCGAGCCTGGGCGTCGTGCCCGAGCCGTCGGCGAGCCTCGCGCTGATCGCAGGGTTCGGGCTCGTCGGGCTGCGGCGCGGGCGTCGCTTGTAA
- a CDS encoding choice-of-anchor tandem repeat NxxGxxAF-containing protein, whose protein sequence is MKTIWKTAGAVVLVSTSAAWAQSTPTTTPVLGTEASNPISQGLGWWTRPTLNNAGEVALVAGGVGTESPFGIWIVGADGVPRNVVARGDLLPDASDTFLDFGGVGVSLNDAGDVAFFGQSSTDTVTEVGLYVYKNGVVTEIGDAGDELSDGRILSRFEIGIGSNGGPPPPALIRPTISDNGLTAAMYYSLTGTFGLGVVAGGGDIEPVTVAFSRTPSPAGSDYGGFIGAPPPPVDDQERVVLYSQLVDNSRGIFREGAEGGLPGEVLIQQGMEVAGELVSFESSFVGRPTVAQANGLVYAVGRVGIDEVPTVLVSDGGTVSAVASAGDPLLNRPGDVLDSMAVLDANNVGQAVVAELAGSFLSGAVRVGPDGAIRVFEGGEPAPDGNGTFAIGAFGIDERISASINDAGQVAFTGTLLDTAGGDADDVAIYFFDDRLGLLTVAREGDTFNGDTLTFLLTETGQFGGGDNGDAFNEHGQIAFLYATASSGGVAVWTPPSIDDVVPGDANLDGVVDLADFGVLRANFGETWAYLTTADFDGDRDVDLADFGILRANFGGSASDLATLDAWAATVPEPTGFSLVGLVSLGSLRRRRVA, encoded by the coding sequence ATGAAGACGATCTGGAAGACGGCGGGTGCGGTGGTCTTGGTGTCGACAAGCGCGGCATGGGCTCAATCGACACCGACGACAACGCCGGTGCTGGGAACAGAGGCGAGCAACCCAATTTCCCAAGGGCTCGGCTGGTGGACGAGGCCGACGCTAAACAACGCTGGCGAGGTGGCCTTGGTCGCTGGCGGTGTGGGGACCGAGAGCCCATTTGGCATCTGGATCGTCGGAGCCGACGGCGTGCCGCGCAATGTCGTTGCGCGAGGTGATCTGCTTCCGGATGCCAGCGACACCTTCCTCGACTTCGGGGGCGTCGGCGTTTCACTGAACGATGCCGGCGACGTGGCGTTCTTCGGACAGTCATCCACCGATACCGTGACCGAAGTTGGCCTGTATGTTTACAAGAATGGTGTGGTAACCGAGATCGGCGACGCGGGTGATGAACTCAGCGATGGCAGGATCCTTTCGAGGTTTGAAATCGGTATTGGTTCAAATGGAGGACCACCGCCGCCGGCACTGATTCGTCCGACGATCAGTGACAACGGCCTGACTGCGGCGATGTACTACTCGCTAACCGGCACATTCGGACTCGGTGTCGTCGCAGGCGGAGGCGACATCGAACCAGTGACTGTCGCTTTCTCTCGCACACCGTCTCCGGCCGGTAGCGACTACGGCGGCTTCATCGGAGCGCCGCCTCCGCCTGTCGATGATCAAGAGCGAGTCGTCCTCTACAGCCAACTAGTCGACAACAGCCGAGGCATCTTTCGAGAGGGAGCGGAAGGCGGCCTCCCGGGTGAAGTGTTGATCCAGCAAGGTATGGAGGTCGCTGGCGAGCTTGTTTCCTTCGAGAGCTCGTTCGTCGGGCGTCCGACGGTCGCTCAGGCCAACGGACTTGTCTACGCCGTCGGTCGAGTCGGGATCGATGAGGTGCCGACAGTCCTTGTCAGTGACGGAGGCACGGTTTCAGCCGTCGCTTCGGCTGGCGATCCGCTGCTGAACCGGCCCGGAGACGTCCTCGATTCGATGGCGGTGCTCGACGCCAACAATGTTGGCCAGGCCGTCGTCGCCGAGCTTGCAGGCAGCTTTCTCAGTGGTGCAGTCCGTGTCGGTCCAGACGGCGCGATTCGAGTTTTCGAAGGCGGTGAGCCAGCGCCTGACGGAAACGGCACATTCGCCATTGGGGCGTTCGGGATTGATGAGCGGATAAGTGCGTCCATCAACGATGCTGGTCAGGTCGCGTTCACCGGCACGCTCCTCGACACGGCCGGCGGCGATGCTGACGATGTCGCGATCTACTTCTTCGATGACCGGCTCGGGCTGCTGACCGTCGCTCGCGAGGGAGACACGTTCAACGGAGACACGCTTACGTTCCTCTTGACTGAGACCGGCCAATTCGGAGGCGGCGACAACGGCGACGCTTTCAATGAGCACGGCCAAATTGCATTCCTGTACGCGACCGCTAGCAGCGGCGGCGTCGCCGTCTGGACGCCGCCTTCGATTGACGACGTTGTGCCCGGCGACGCCAACCTTGACGGCGTCGTCGACCTCGCGGACTTCGGCGTGCTCCGCGCCAACTTCGGCGAGACGTGGGCCTATCTCACCACCGCCGACTTCGACGGCGATCGCGACGTCGATCTGGCGGACTTCGGCATCCTCCGAGCCAACTTCGGCGGGTCGGCGAGCGATCTGGCAACGCTCGACGCCTGGGCCGCGACGGTGCCGGAGCCGACGGGGTTCAGTCTGGTCGGCCTTGTGAGTCTGGGTAGTTTGCGTCGGCGACGCGTTGCCTGA